In Phragmites australis chromosome 24, lpPhrAust1.1, whole genome shotgun sequence, the following are encoded in one genomic region:
- the LOC133906950 gene encoding uncharacterized protein LOC133906950 isoform X3: MHGWREGGGGEGCGRRRRLVLHMWPAARVEAEAPPPLAQGPATVPSRSSVSSSPRTTACPQAAPAWKQERVDSPRPLSPDSFTKERQEEVNRLLYGTKLEMHAAVQSDGRSPKRLNGPSASQQLKTAPDGTQNCGLSKGKKRDRGEQGIDPANRDRDRLLKVDDSEPGNFKLDNMKSEIAMITEKGGLPNTEAVERLVHLMQLDRTEQKIDLAGRVILADVIAATESLDCLGRFVQSRGLPVLDSWLQEAHKGKSGDGSSPKEADKPIEELLLALLRALAKLPINLSALQSCSIGKSVNHLRGHKNLEIQKKAKCLVENWKKRVDAEMKSNDAKLLVSGQSVSWPGKAGFQEISNAGNKRGGSSEHSPKNAVPNVSSPKVLTDKPGGTDAVVKLNPVVSVSSKSQHVEPANVAANLKDQPSKSTGGTGGSDLPTVKEEKSSSSSQSLNNSQSCSSDHAKTIGSSWKEDARSSTAASGGASKTSGSSSQGHKRANNGLVSGHLKEASTGRSVSLDRSLLLDKSSQSGMASEKGADAHCDNGNSHRLIVRFPNPGCSPARSASGGSFEDLSATGDRASSPVVADKHEQTDRRVKMKTESSQPHLASGANVESWHSNDIKGAAGSEEGDKSPCAILDDDNSRTPEDAGKDACASQVACSSYMNEKGVCSSETRVGSSFSPMNALIEIKYSEASHSLQAGDDTAMNLLASVAGEISKSELVSPSSSPKNTFANKEVCERDIGKFILKCNVGPSQDPGPTDVKKVIEEKEVKNDACLVAKEEQHQTVPSPEPADSKAVGSSAKIEFHEEERTTKCSSLPASVDSQGDRDQNSNSCQSANTKVVMTSNMDSCAGEGRSTCTVRGKAEDGCTDKTGAAKSTLGGQRSLVVSNRNSRLILAGEFSLCAADKQVQGSLNSTNQKQLVGVSDHPGAIDRFDSVTGKLDLKVLEVKKVDALGYGSTVQKEDEKRERSSSSLADVNKLVVSAASPLGVANVIKEIKESKDSSGESSNHVKSEGIISRQSEHSAKHSSKKSSDSASGKETGKEDHVSSDEASSLATKAKSSGDDGHPHFDFDLNEAGDDGHQSEPTTLTVICSSAIHLPSLSPFTSPITSGLLPAPITVAAPAKGPFVPPENLLRAKPETKWKGSAATSAFRPAEPRKILEMPLTTRDIPVSDAAGKQSRPAFDIDLNVADDHALEEDVSQSSAQTTCSESGNTRSRDGSLRSTGIEFDLNRADEVAENGQFTPHTSHRVEVPLLPARPLPGVFSNTGMNSSRDFDLNNGPSLDEAGTEPAPRNLPAKNTGSIQFLPQVPGVRMNNAAMSNISPWFACANPCAPVAIQSFLPAREQPYPIEAATQRIIASTADGGQFGGGSCRTPVISASPTMVFHPPAYQYAGFPFTPSDHLQMPGFSIGSTSFANSAPAGVPYFPTISPSLVGPTGALPAQHSRQYAINLPEGSSSSGRDSNRKWKSQGLDLNSGPGSIDVEGKDERVPLPVKQNLITPPHAFVEEQGRIYQMPGVGTKRKEPDGSWDTERSTYKQSSWQ; the protein is encoded by the exons ATGCATGGGTGGCgcgaaggcggcggcggtgaggggTGCGGTAGGAGGCGGCGTCTCGTTCTGCACATGTGGCCAGCAGCTCGCGTAGAGGCAGAAGCTCCACCACCACTGGCACAAGGACCAGCCACTGTTCCTTCACGTTCGTCTGTTTCCTCTTCACCTCGGACAACCGCTTGCCCCCAAGCGGCACCTGCGTGGAAGCAGGAGCGCGTCGATTCTCCCCGCCCTCTGTCACCTGACTCCTTTACAAAG GAACGTCAGGAAGAAGTAAACAGGCTTCTATACGGAACAAAGCTAGAAATGCATGCTGCAGTGCAGTCAGATGGGCGCTCACCAAAGCggttaaatggtccatcagcttcCCAGCAACTGAAGACTGCTCCAGATGGTACACAAAATTGTGGTTTATCtaaaggaaagaagagagataGAGGTGAGCAAGGAATTGATCCAGCTAATCGGGATCGAGATCGCCTACTTAAGGTAGACGATAGTGAGCCTGGAAACTTTAAGTTGGACAATATGAAGTCTGAAATAGCAATGATAACAGAAAAAGGTGGACTTCCAAACACAGAAGCAGTTGAAAGGCTAGTACATCTTATGCAACTTGATCGAACTGAGCAAAAGATAGACCTTGCTGGTCGGGTTATACTTGCTGATGTTATTGCTGCTACTGAAAGTCTTGATTGCCTTGGCAGATTTGTGCAATCAAGGGGGCTTCCAGTGTTGGATAGTTGGCTTCAAGAGGCTCACAAAGGGAAGTCTGGCGATGGGAGTAGTCCTAAAGAAGCTGATAAGCCTATCGAGGAACTTCTCTTGGCCCTGCTTCGTGCACTAGCTAAATTGCCTATTAATCTCAGTGCATTGCAAAGTTGTAGTATTGGGAAATCTGTCAATCATCTGCGTGGCCATAAAAATTTGGAGATTCAGAAGAAGGCTAAGTGTCTTGTTGAGAACTGGAAGAAGCGTGTTGATGCTGAAATGAAGTCAAATGATGCAAAACTTTTAGTATCAGGTCAATCTGTTTCCTGGCCAGGAAAAGCGGGGTTCCAAGAAATTTCTAATGCAGGAAACAAACGAGGCGGCTCAAGTGAGCACAGTCCAAAAAATGCAGTGCCCAATGTTTCTTCACCAAAAGTTTTGACTGATAAACCTGGGGGCACTGATGCTGTTGTGAAGTTGAATCCTGTGGTATCTGTCTCTTCAAAATCACAGCATGTGGAACCGGCAAATGTTGCCGCCAACTTGAAGGACCAACCCAGCAAATCAACTGGTGGGACTGGCGGTTCTGATCTGCCTACTGTGAAAGAGGAGAAAAGCAGCAGTTCAAGCCAATCACTGAACAACAGCCAGTCATGCTCTAGTGATCATGCAAAAACAATTGGATCTTCCTGGAAGGAGGATGCAAGAAGTTCAACTGCTGCTTCTGGTGGTGCTAGTAAAACTTCTGGAAGTTCTTCACAGGGCCATAAAAGGGCAAACAATGGGCTTGTTTCTGGGCACCTGAAGGAAGCTTCCACAGGAAGATCTGTCTCACTTGATCGCTCTTTGTTGCTGGATAAATCATCTCAATCCGGAATGGCCTCTGAGAAAGGAGCTGACGCACACTGTGATAACGGAAATAGTCATAGATTGATTGTTCGGTTTCCAAATCCTGGTTGTAGTCCTGCTAGAAGTGCAAGTGGAGGCTCTTTTGAGGACCTATCTGCTACTGGGGATAGAGCTTCATCTCCTGTGGTTGCAGATAAACACGAGCAGACTGATCGCAGAGTGAAAATGAAGACTGAAAGTTCTCAGCCTCATTTAGCTTCTGGTGCTAATGTCGAGTCCTGGCATAGCAATGACATTAAAGGAGCTGCAGGTTCCGAGGAAGGTGATAAATCACCATGTGCTATATTGGATGATGATAACAGCAGGACACCTGAAGATGCTGGTAAGGATGCATGCGCATCGCAAGTTGCATGTTCATCCTATATGAACGAAAAAGGCGTCTGCTCAAGTGAAACCAGGGTGGGAAGCTCATTTAGCCCAATGAATGCTCTGATTGAAATCAAATACTCTGAAGCTAGTCATTCCTTGCAAGCTGGAGATGATACAGCAATGAATCTTCTTGCTAGTGTGGCAGGAGAAATATCTAAATCTGAATTGGTTTCCCCATCTTCTTCACCCAAAAATACATTTGCCAATAAAGAGGTCTGTGAACGTGACATTGGGAAGTTTATATTAAAATGTAATGTGGGCCCATCACAGGATCCAGGGCCAACGGATGTTAAGAAAGTCATTGAGGAGAAGGAAGTGAAAAATGATGCTTGTTTGGTTGCAAAGGAGGAACAACACCAGACTGTGCCATCTCCTGAACCAGCAGATTCAAAAGCTGTTGGATCTTCAGCCAAGATTGAATTCCATGAAGAAGAGCGCACAACCAAATGTTCCTCTCTACCTGCTTCAGTTGATTCACAAGGTGATCGTGATCAGAACTCCAATTCATGCCAGTCAGCTAATACTAAAGTTGTCATGACGTCTAATAtggattcatgtgcaggtgaaGGTCGGAGTACATGTACTGTCCGTGGGAAAGCTGAAGATGGTTGTACAGACAAGACTGGTGCCGCCAAATCTACATTGGGCGGCCAGCGTAGTTTGGTTGTTTCAAATAGAAATTCAAGATTGATCCTTGCTGGGGAATTCTCATTATGTGCTGCTGATAAACAAGTCCAGGGTTCGTTAAACTCAACCAATCAGAAGCAGCTTGTGGGTGTATCGGACCACCCAGGAGCCATTGATAGATTTGACAGTGTGACTGGTAAATTAGATTTGAAGGTCTTAGAGGTGAAGAAAGTTGATGCTTTGGGGTATGGTAGCACAGTGCAGAAAGAGGATGAAAAGAGGGaacgctcttcttcctctttggcTGATGTTAACAAACTAGTTGTATCAGCAGCGTCCCCACTTGGTGTGGCAAATGTGATTAAGGAAATTAAAGAATCAAAAGACAGTTCGGGTGAATCAAGTAATCATGTTAAATCTGAAGGTATCATTTCTCGGCAAAGTGAGCATAGCGCAAAGCACAGTTCAAAGAAATCCAGCGACAGTGCGAGTGGAAAAGAGACCGGAAAAGAGGACCATGTCTCATCAGATGAGGCTTCTTCTCTAGCTACTAAGGCCAAGTCAAGTGGGGATGATGGGCATCCCCACTTCGACTTCGACTTGAATGAAGCTGGGGATGATGGGCATCAGTCTGAGCCAACTACCTTAACTGTTATATGTTCCTCTGCAATCCATTTACCTAGTCTTTCGCCATTCACTTCGCCTATTACAAGTGGCCTGCTGCCAGCTCCAATAACAGTAGCTGCTCCAGCTAAAGGACCCTTTGTTCCTCCTGAAAACCTCCTAAGAGCAAAGCCTGAGACCAAGTGGAAAGGTTCAGCAGCTACAAGTGCATTTCGTCCTGCTGAACCGAGGAAGATTTTGGAGATGCCCCTCACCACACGTGACATTCCAGTATCTGATGCTGCGGGGAAGCAGTCTCGCCCCGCGTTTGACATTGATTTAAATGTAGCAGATGACCATGCTCTCGAGGAAGATGTTTCACAGAGTTCTGCTCAGACAACTTGTTCTGAATCTGGAAATACAAGAAGTCGTGATGGCTCTTTACGAAGTACTGGCATTGAGTTTGATTTGAACAGAGCCGATGAAGTTGCAGAGAATGGCCAATTTACTCCGCATACTTCCCACAGAGTTGAAGTCCCGCTGTTACCGGCAAGACCATTACCTGGAGTTTTCTCTAATACTGGTATGAATAGCTCGAGGGACTTTGATCTCAATAACGGACCAAGCCTTGATGAAGCTGGCACAGAACCTGCACCAAGGAACCTACCAGCTAAAAATACAGGCAGTATACAATTCCTACCTCAAGTTCCTGGCGTTAGGATGAATAATGCTGCAATGAGTAATATATCACCATGGTTTGCCTGTGCCAACCCTTGTGCTCCTGTAGCTATACAATCATTTTTGCCTGCTAGAGAACAGCCTTACCCAATTGAGGCAGCCACCCAAAGGATTATTGCATCTACAGCTGATGGTGGCCAATTTGGAGGTGGTTCCTGCAGGACCCCAGTTATTTCAGCATCACCAACGATGGTGTTTCACCCACCTGCAtatcaatatgcaggattccctTTTACTCCCAGCGATCACCTTCAAATGCCGGGATTTTCAATTGGATCGACGTCATTTGCCAATTCTGCACCGGCAGGAGTTCCGTATTTTCCTACCATTTCTCCATCGCTTGTTGGGCCAACAGGTGCATTACCTGCCCAGCATTCAAGGCAGTATGCAATAAATCTTCCAGAAGGTAGCAGCAGCAGTGGACGTGACAGTAATCGTAAATGGAAAAGTCAGGGCCTTGATCTTAATTCTGGCCCTGGAAGTATAGATGTAGAAGGAAAGGATGAACGGGTACCTTTACCAGTTAAACAAAATTTGATCACACCCCCACATGCCTTTGTGGAGGAGCAAGGAAGGATTTACCAAATGCCAGGCGTAGGAACAAAGAGAAAGGAACCCGATGGCAGTTGGGACACAGAAAGATCTACATACAAGCAATCATCATGGCAGTGA
- the LOC133906950 gene encoding uncharacterized protein LOC133906950 isoform X1, translating into MHGWREGGGGEGCGRRRRLVLHMWPAARVEAEAPPPLAQGPATVPSRSSVSSSPRTTACPQAAPAWKQERVDSPRPLSPDSFTKDGREVRVGDCAIFRAVDVPPFIGLIRWVEKKEEGYPKLRVSWLYRPADVKLNKDIQVNTAPNEIFYSFHQDETSAVSLLHPCKVAFLRKGVELPAGISSFVCWRIYDIDNKCLWWLTDQDYINERQEEVNRLLYGTKLEMHAAVQSDGRSPKRLNGPSASQQLKTAPDGTQNCGLSKGKKRDRGEQGIDPANRDRDRLLKVDDSEPGNFKLDNMKSEIAMITEKGGLPNTEAVERLVHLMQLDRTEQKIDLAGRVILADVIAATESLDCLGRFVQSRGLPVLDSWLQEAHKGKSGDGSSPKEADKPIEELLLALLRALAKLPINLSALQSCSIGKSVNHLRGHKNLEIQKKAKCLVENWKKRVDAEMKSNDAKLLVSGQSVSWPGKAGFQEISNAGNKRGGSSEHSPKNAVPNVSSPKVLTDKPGGTDAVVKLNPVVSVSSKSQHVEPANVAANLKDQPSKSTGGTGGSDLPTVKEEKSSSSSQSLNNSQSCSSDHAKTIGSSWKEDARSSTAASGGASKTSGSSSQGHKRANNGLVSGHLKEASTGRSVSLDRSLLLDKSSQSGMASEKGADAHCDNGNSHRLIVRFPNPGCSPARSASGGSFEDLSATGDRASSPVVADKHEQTDRRVKMKTESSQPHLASGANVESWHSNDIKGAAGSEEGDKSPCAILDDDNSRTPEDAGKDACASQVACSSYMNEKGVCSSETRVGSSFSPMNALIEIKYSEASHSLQAGDDTAMNLLASVAGEISKSELVSPSSSPKNTFANKEVCERDIGKFILKCNVGPSQDPGPTDVKKVIEEKEVKNDACLVAKEEQHQTVPSPEPADSKAVGSSAKIEFHEEERTTKCSSLPASVDSQGDRDQNSNSCQSANTKVVMTSNMDSCAGEGRSTCTVRGKAEDGCTDKTGAAKSTLGGQRSLVVSNRNSRLILAGEFSLCAADKQVQGSLNSTNQKQLVGVSDHPGAIDRFDSVTGKLDLKVLEVKKVDALGYGSTVQKEDEKRERSSSSLADVNKLVVSAASPLGVANVIKEIKESKDSSGESSNHVKSEGIISRQSEHSAKHSSKKSSDSASGKETGKEDHVSSDEASSLATKAKSSGDDGHPHFDFDLNEAGDDGHQSEPTTLTVICSSAIHLPSLSPFTSPITSGLLPAPITVAAPAKGPFVPPENLLRAKPETKWKGSAATSAFRPAEPRKILEMPLTTRDIPVSDAAGKQSRPAFDIDLNVADDHALEEDVSQSSAQTTCSESGNTRSRDGSLRSTGIEFDLNRADEVAENGQFTPHTSHRVEVPLLPARPLPGVFSNTGMNSSRDFDLNNGPSLDEAGTEPAPRNLPAKNTGSIQFLPQVPGVRMNNAAMSNISPWFACANPCAPVAIQSFLPAREQPYPIEAATQRIIASTADGGQFGGGSCRTPVISASPTMVFHPPAYQYAGFPFTPSDHLQMPGFSIGSTSFANSAPAGVPYFPTISPSLVGPTGALPAQHSRQYAINLPEGSSSSGRDSNRKWKSQGLDLNSGPGSIDVEGKDERVPLPVKQNLITPPHAFVEEQGRIYQMPGVGTKRKEPDGSWDTERSTYKQSSWQ; encoded by the exons ATGCATGGGTGGCgcgaaggcggcggcggtgaggggTGCGGTAGGAGGCGGCGTCTCGTTCTGCACATGTGGCCAGCAGCTCGCGTAGAGGCAGAAGCTCCACCACCACTGGCACAAGGACCAGCCACTGTTCCTTCACGTTCGTCTGTTTCCTCTTCACCTCGGACAACCGCTTGCCCCCAAGCGGCACCTGCGTGGAAGCAGGAGCGCGTCGATTCTCCCCGCCCTCTGTCACCTGACTCCTTTACAAAG GACGGGCGTGAGGTCCGAGTTGGCGATTGCGCTATTTTTCGGGCTGTTGATGTTCCTCCATTCATTGGATTGATACGCTGGgttgagaaaaaagaagaaggctaTCCCAAATTACGCGTTAGTTGGCTTTATAGACCTGCCGACGTGAAGCTTAACAAGGACATACAAGTTAACACTGCACCCAACGAGATCTTCTACTCTTTTCACCAGGACGAGACATCTGCTGTTTCCCTGCTGCATCCTTGTAAAGTCGCCTTCTTACGTAAAGGTGTTGAGCTGCCAGCTGGAATTTCTTCATTTGTATGTTGGCGCATATATGATATTGACAACAAGTGTTTATGGTGGCTTACTGACCAGGACTATATTAAT GAACGTCAGGAAGAAGTAAACAGGCTTCTATACGGAACAAAGCTAGAAATGCATGCTGCAGTGCAGTCAGATGGGCGCTCACCAAAGCggttaaatggtccatcagcttcCCAGCAACTGAAGACTGCTCCAGATGGTACACAAAATTGTGGTTTATCtaaaggaaagaagagagataGAGGTGAGCAAGGAATTGATCCAGCTAATCGGGATCGAGATCGCCTACTTAAGGTAGACGATAGTGAGCCTGGAAACTTTAAGTTGGACAATATGAAGTCTGAAATAGCAATGATAACAGAAAAAGGTGGACTTCCAAACACAGAAGCAGTTGAAAGGCTAGTACATCTTATGCAACTTGATCGAACTGAGCAAAAGATAGACCTTGCTGGTCGGGTTATACTTGCTGATGTTATTGCTGCTACTGAAAGTCTTGATTGCCTTGGCAGATTTGTGCAATCAAGGGGGCTTCCAGTGTTGGATAGTTGGCTTCAAGAGGCTCACAAAGGGAAGTCTGGCGATGGGAGTAGTCCTAAAGAAGCTGATAAGCCTATCGAGGAACTTCTCTTGGCCCTGCTTCGTGCACTAGCTAAATTGCCTATTAATCTCAGTGCATTGCAAAGTTGTAGTATTGGGAAATCTGTCAATCATCTGCGTGGCCATAAAAATTTGGAGATTCAGAAGAAGGCTAAGTGTCTTGTTGAGAACTGGAAGAAGCGTGTTGATGCTGAAATGAAGTCAAATGATGCAAAACTTTTAGTATCAGGTCAATCTGTTTCCTGGCCAGGAAAAGCGGGGTTCCAAGAAATTTCTAATGCAGGAAACAAACGAGGCGGCTCAAGTGAGCACAGTCCAAAAAATGCAGTGCCCAATGTTTCTTCACCAAAAGTTTTGACTGATAAACCTGGGGGCACTGATGCTGTTGTGAAGTTGAATCCTGTGGTATCTGTCTCTTCAAAATCACAGCATGTGGAACCGGCAAATGTTGCCGCCAACTTGAAGGACCAACCCAGCAAATCAACTGGTGGGACTGGCGGTTCTGATCTGCCTACTGTGAAAGAGGAGAAAAGCAGCAGTTCAAGCCAATCACTGAACAACAGCCAGTCATGCTCTAGTGATCATGCAAAAACAATTGGATCTTCCTGGAAGGAGGATGCAAGAAGTTCAACTGCTGCTTCTGGTGGTGCTAGTAAAACTTCTGGAAGTTCTTCACAGGGCCATAAAAGGGCAAACAATGGGCTTGTTTCTGGGCACCTGAAGGAAGCTTCCACAGGAAGATCTGTCTCACTTGATCGCTCTTTGTTGCTGGATAAATCATCTCAATCCGGAATGGCCTCTGAGAAAGGAGCTGACGCACACTGTGATAACGGAAATAGTCATAGATTGATTGTTCGGTTTCCAAATCCTGGTTGTAGTCCTGCTAGAAGTGCAAGTGGAGGCTCTTTTGAGGACCTATCTGCTACTGGGGATAGAGCTTCATCTCCTGTGGTTGCAGATAAACACGAGCAGACTGATCGCAGAGTGAAAATGAAGACTGAAAGTTCTCAGCCTCATTTAGCTTCTGGTGCTAATGTCGAGTCCTGGCATAGCAATGACATTAAAGGAGCTGCAGGTTCCGAGGAAGGTGATAAATCACCATGTGCTATATTGGATGATGATAACAGCAGGACACCTGAAGATGCTGGTAAGGATGCATGCGCATCGCAAGTTGCATGTTCATCCTATATGAACGAAAAAGGCGTCTGCTCAAGTGAAACCAGGGTGGGAAGCTCATTTAGCCCAATGAATGCTCTGATTGAAATCAAATACTCTGAAGCTAGTCATTCCTTGCAAGCTGGAGATGATACAGCAATGAATCTTCTTGCTAGTGTGGCAGGAGAAATATCTAAATCTGAATTGGTTTCCCCATCTTCTTCACCCAAAAATACATTTGCCAATAAAGAGGTCTGTGAACGTGACATTGGGAAGTTTATATTAAAATGTAATGTGGGCCCATCACAGGATCCAGGGCCAACGGATGTTAAGAAAGTCATTGAGGAGAAGGAAGTGAAAAATGATGCTTGTTTGGTTGCAAAGGAGGAACAACACCAGACTGTGCCATCTCCTGAACCAGCAGATTCAAAAGCTGTTGGATCTTCAGCCAAGATTGAATTCCATGAAGAAGAGCGCACAACCAAATGTTCCTCTCTACCTGCTTCAGTTGATTCACAAGGTGATCGTGATCAGAACTCCAATTCATGCCAGTCAGCTAATACTAAAGTTGTCATGACGTCTAATAtggattcatgtgcaggtgaaGGTCGGAGTACATGTACTGTCCGTGGGAAAGCTGAAGATGGTTGTACAGACAAGACTGGTGCCGCCAAATCTACATTGGGCGGCCAGCGTAGTTTGGTTGTTTCAAATAGAAATTCAAGATTGATCCTTGCTGGGGAATTCTCATTATGTGCTGCTGATAAACAAGTCCAGGGTTCGTTAAACTCAACCAATCAGAAGCAGCTTGTGGGTGTATCGGACCACCCAGGAGCCATTGATAGATTTGACAGTGTGACTGGTAAATTAGATTTGAAGGTCTTAGAGGTGAAGAAAGTTGATGCTTTGGGGTATGGTAGCACAGTGCAGAAAGAGGATGAAAAGAGGGaacgctcttcttcctctttggcTGATGTTAACAAACTAGTTGTATCAGCAGCGTCCCCACTTGGTGTGGCAAATGTGATTAAGGAAATTAAAGAATCAAAAGACAGTTCGGGTGAATCAAGTAATCATGTTAAATCTGAAGGTATCATTTCTCGGCAAAGTGAGCATAGCGCAAAGCACAGTTCAAAGAAATCCAGCGACAGTGCGAGTGGAAAAGAGACCGGAAAAGAGGACCATGTCTCATCAGATGAGGCTTCTTCTCTAGCTACTAAGGCCAAGTCAAGTGGGGATGATGGGCATCCCCACTTCGACTTCGACTTGAATGAAGCTGGGGATGATGGGCATCAGTCTGAGCCAACTACCTTAACTGTTATATGTTCCTCTGCAATCCATTTACCTAGTCTTTCGCCATTCACTTCGCCTATTACAAGTGGCCTGCTGCCAGCTCCAATAACAGTAGCTGCTCCAGCTAAAGGACCCTTTGTTCCTCCTGAAAACCTCCTAAGAGCAAAGCCTGAGACCAAGTGGAAAGGTTCAGCAGCTACAAGTGCATTTCGTCCTGCTGAACCGAGGAAGATTTTGGAGATGCCCCTCACCACACGTGACATTCCAGTATCTGATGCTGCGGGGAAGCAGTCTCGCCCCGCGTTTGACATTGATTTAAATGTAGCAGATGACCATGCTCTCGAGGAAGATGTTTCACAGAGTTCTGCTCAGACAACTTGTTCTGAATCTGGAAATACAAGAAGTCGTGATGGCTCTTTACGAAGTACTGGCATTGAGTTTGATTTGAACAGAGCCGATGAAGTTGCAGAGAATGGCCAATTTACTCCGCATACTTCCCACAGAGTTGAAGTCCCGCTGTTACCGGCAAGACCATTACCTGGAGTTTTCTCTAATACTGGTATGAATAGCTCGAGGGACTTTGATCTCAATAACGGACCAAGCCTTGATGAAGCTGGCACAGAACCTGCACCAAGGAACCTACCAGCTAAAAATACAGGCAGTATACAATTCCTACCTCAAGTTCCTGGCGTTAGGATGAATAATGCTGCAATGAGTAATATATCACCATGGTTTGCCTGTGCCAACCCTTGTGCTCCTGTAGCTATACAATCATTTTTGCCTGCTAGAGAACAGCCTTACCCAATTGAGGCAGCCACCCAAAGGATTATTGCATCTACAGCTGATGGTGGCCAATTTGGAGGTGGTTCCTGCAGGACCCCAGTTATTTCAGCATCACCAACGATGGTGTTTCACCCACCTGCAtatcaatatgcaggattccctTTTACTCCCAGCGATCACCTTCAAATGCCGGGATTTTCAATTGGATCGACGTCATTTGCCAATTCTGCACCGGCAGGAGTTCCGTATTTTCCTACCATTTCTCCATCGCTTGTTGGGCCAACAGGTGCATTACCTGCCCAGCATTCAAGGCAGTATGCAATAAATCTTCCAGAAGGTAGCAGCAGCAGTGGACGTGACAGTAATCGTAAATGGAAAAGTCAGGGCCTTGATCTTAATTCTGGCCCTGGAAGTATAGATGTAGAAGGAAAGGATGAACGGGTACCTTTACCAGTTAAACAAAATTTGATCACACCCCCACATGCCTTTGTGGAGGAGCAAGGAAGGATTTACCAAATGCCAGGCGTAGGAACAAAGAGAAAGGAACCCGATGGCAGTTGGGACACAGAAAGATCTACATACAAGCAATCATCATGGCAGTGA